A section of the Paenibacillus yonginensis genome encodes:
- a CDS encoding extracellular solute-binding protein produces the protein MVFRRKVVSGLLLVLTVLLVLSGCENSSNRADTGNGISPSGEDGVKPITLKMMHIWPESSSAQQYKLVSQIIKQYEQDNPNVTIEQEVFENEQYKNKLKVLSASNELPDVGITWAAGFMDPYVKGGLFASLDDVLNGPELKNKFFPGTVEAYSVEGKTYALPIELNITPVYYNKEIFAQYNLQVPTTYDEFKQVVKTLAEHGVAPIALGNKDRWTGSLWYMYLADRIAGSDTLAKAIDATGTFEDAGLIQAAREIQNLVDMNAFNRGFNGLSNEEGKQEFMDGKAAMCLMGTWEIPNFTTNPDVPQEFKDKVGFFKFPTVEGGKGDINSWVGGPGAGLFIAENSKLKEEAKKFVSYFVAKWGEQSVTDAGVIPATKVDPSSMDLPQMYVDLLGELNKASNITLFADVQMKPDAAQVHLNMIQALFGKAVTPEEFALKHQEAAQKNK, from the coding sequence ATGGTGTTTAGGAGAAAGGTGGTTTCCGGCCTGCTGCTGGTCCTGACCGTACTGCTCGTCTTGTCCGGATGCGAGAACAGCTCAAATCGTGCCGATACAGGCAATGGTATTTCTCCGTCAGGCGAAGACGGCGTGAAGCCGATTACGCTGAAGATGATGCATATTTGGCCGGAAAGCAGCTCAGCCCAGCAATATAAACTGGTCAGCCAAATTATTAAGCAATACGAGCAGGATAATCCGAATGTCACCATTGAACAGGAAGTATTTGAGAATGAGCAGTACAAAAACAAATTAAAAGTGTTGTCTGCCTCCAACGAACTTCCCGATGTAGGGATTACCTGGGCTGCAGGATTTATGGACCCCTATGTGAAGGGCGGCTTATTTGCCAGCCTGGATGACGTGCTGAACGGCCCCGAATTAAAAAATAAATTTTTCCCGGGTACGGTAGAGGCCTATTCCGTCGAAGGTAAAACCTACGCGCTGCCGATTGAGCTGAATATAACACCCGTTTATTACAACAAAGAAATATTTGCCCAATATAACCTGCAGGTTCCTACAACCTACGATGAATTCAAGCAGGTGGTGAAAACGCTGGCCGAGCACGGCGTAGCGCCTATTGCCCTCGGCAACAAAGACCGCTGGACAGGTTCGCTGTGGTACATGTACCTGGCCGACCGGATCGCAGGCAGCGACACACTGGCCAAAGCTATTGACGCTACCGGCACGTTTGAGGACGCGGGTCTTATCCAAGCGGCCAGGGAGATACAGAATCTGGTGGATATGAACGCCTTTAATAGAGGTTTCAACGGCTTGTCCAATGAAGAAGGCAAACAAGAGTTTATGGACGGCAAAGCGGCGATGTGTCTGATGGGGACCTGGGAAATCCCCAATTTCACGACAAACCCGGATGTTCCGCAGGAATTCAAAGACAAGGTAGGTTTCTTCAAATTCCCTACCGTAGAGGGCGGCAAAGGAGACATCAACAGCTGGGTAGGCGGGCCGGGTGCCGGGCTGTTCATAGCGGAGAACTCCAAGCTGAAAGAGGAAGCGAAGAAATTTGTATCTTATTTCGTAGCCAAATGGGGGGAGCAATCGGTTACGGATGCCGGCGTGATTCCGGCAACCAAAGTGGACCCCTCCAGCATGGATTTGCCGCAAATGTATGTCGATTTGCTTGGCGAGCTGAACAAAGCCAGCAATATTACATTGTTTGCCGACGTGCAAATGAAGCCGGACGCCGCTCAGGTTCATCTAAACATGATTCAAGCTTTGTTCGGCAAAGCCGTGACACCTGAAGAATTCGCGCTGAAGCATCAGGAAGCGGCGCAGAAAAACAAATAG
- a CDS encoding HAMP domain-containing sensor histidine kinase gives MHRKLKAEGKQVSILSYWSLRYLLILFIGCTIIALVSIYWIRETARDNRLQTSGLFVMDVADRVTGKEGLEIPPKLDELVENRLRFFKLDRDFCLMVLDQDDKLVYSMPKITQQQMEEKWNPDTWESRHSEYTSVSVPIMSGGQEVGRVALLQSVKSLTTSKSVIVVIVILLVTFGLSGWLTIYLLSSRLSRPLKQITMAAGRIRNGNYEIGHLQMNSQEREISELVGSFREMAFRLKQLEEWRMLSLAGVSHELKTPVTSIKGLIHAVKDKVVDGEEAEEFLELALKETGRLERMVADLLDYNALAAGNVSVRSDRVELKELLAEVARQWRLLDGHQAADLNLKLPEEEIHVIGDALRIRQIVINLLNNSFQAAHQERRLVVNVTLARAEPEQIRIAVQDNGIGVSREDLPNIFERFYRGEKRTARPRGLGLGLTYSRLLAEAMGGELELIRSTQEGSLFALTLFKA, from the coding sequence TTGCATAGAAAGCTGAAGGCTGAGGGCAAGCAGGTCTCGATTTTATCCTACTGGTCGCTGAGGTATCTTCTGATCTTGTTTATAGGCTGCACGATTATTGCTTTGGTGTCTATTTATTGGATCCGGGAAACGGCCCGGGACAACCGGCTGCAAACATCGGGGTTGTTTGTGATGGATGTTGCGGACCGGGTTACGGGGAAGGAAGGACTGGAAATTCCGCCGAAGCTCGATGAGCTGGTGGAGAACAGGCTGCGTTTCTTCAAGCTGGACCGGGATTTCTGTTTGATGGTTCTGGATCAGGACGACAAGCTCGTGTACAGCATGCCGAAGATTACGCAGCAGCAGATGGAAGAGAAATGGAACCCCGATACATGGGAATCCCGCCATTCGGAATATACCTCGGTGTCGGTTCCTATTATGAGCGGCGGCCAGGAGGTTGGCCGGGTTGCGCTCCTTCAGTCGGTCAAATCTTTGACGACAAGCAAATCTGTTATCGTTGTAATTGTCATCCTGCTGGTGACGTTCGGGTTGTCGGGCTGGCTGACGATTTATTTGCTTTCCAGCCGCCTTTCCCGTCCGCTCAAGCAAATTACCATGGCTGCAGGCCGCATCCGCAATGGAAACTATGAAATCGGCCATTTGCAAATGAATAGTCAGGAACGGGAAATTTCGGAGCTGGTCGGTTCGTTCCGCGAAATGGCATTTCGGCTAAAGCAGCTGGAAGAATGGAGAATGCTGTCGCTCGCAGGCGTCAGCCATGAGCTCAAAACGCCGGTGACCTCCATTAAGGGATTGATCCACGCCGTCAAAGACAAGGTGGTGGACGGAGAGGAAGCGGAGGAATTCCTGGAGCTGGCGCTGAAGGAAACGGGCCGATTGGAGCGCATGGTAGCAGACCTGCTGGATTATAATGCGCTGGCTGCTGGGAATGTCAGCGTCCGGAGCGACCGGGTTGAGCTGAAGGAGCTGCTTGCCGAGGTAGCCCGTCAGTGGAGGTTATTGGACGGACATCAGGCTGCGGACTTGAATCTTAAGCTTCCAGAAGAAGAAATTCATGTCATTGGGGACGCGCTGCGCATCCGGCAGATCGTGATCAATTTGCTGAACAACAGCTTTCAGGCGGCCCATCAGGAACGCAGGCTTGTCGTCAATGTTACGCTTGCAAGGGCCGAGCCGGAGCAAATCCGGATCGCCGTGCAGGACAACGGGATTGGAGTGAGCCGGGAGGATCTGCCGAATATCTTTGAGCGGTTCTACCGGGGGGAAAAGCGGACGGCTCGTCCAAGGGGACTGGGCCTTGGTTTGACCTACAGCCGTCTGCTCGCGGAGGCGATGGGCGGAGAGCTTGAACTGATCCGTTCGACGCAGGAAGGCAGTTTGTTTGCTTTAACGCTGTTCAAAGCTTAA
- a CDS encoding GNAT family N-acetyltransferase, whose translation MNSSKKIEKTEIVGDRILLRYAKQEDLADYTAFLEDKEMLYLTGSTAVSFTPEQNAAWLERIAQPGKDRVDFMIVPKDSGRLIGEVVLNDIDWDNSSANIRIAIGQAQARGKGYGQEAMRRMVEYGFRELGLHRIHLGVYSFNPRALHVYEKIGFKHEGVERDALYQDGKYHDMIRMSMLEHEFKA comes from the coding sequence ATGAACAGCAGCAAAAAGATTGAAAAAACCGAAATTGTCGGAGATCGTATCCTCCTCCGCTATGCGAAGCAGGAGGATTTGGCCGATTATACAGCTTTCCTTGAGGATAAAGAAATGCTGTATTTGACCGGGTCGACTGCGGTATCCTTTACGCCTGAACAAAATGCGGCCTGGCTTGAGCGGATTGCTCAGCCCGGCAAGGATCGCGTTGATTTCATGATCGTTCCGAAGGACAGCGGCCGGTTGATTGGCGAAGTTGTGCTGAATGACATCGATTGGGACAACTCCAGTGCCAACATCCGGATCGCGATTGGCCAAGCGCAAGCCCGCGGCAAGGGTTATGGGCAGGAAGCCATGAGACGGATGGTGGAATACGGATTTCGTGAGCTTGGCTTGCACCGGATTCATCTTGGCGTTTATTCCTTTAATCCCAGGGCTCTCCACGTTTATGAGAAGATCGGCTTCAAGCATGAAGGCGTCGAGCGTGATGCGCTGTATCAGGACGGGAAATATCATGATATGATCCGGATGTCTATGTTAGAGCATGAGTTTAAAGCTTAA
- a CDS encoding response regulator transcription factor, which yields MQKLLIVEDEEAIARVLGSYLKKAGFDVISCMDGITALQTFQGDTFDLVLLDIMLPGIDGFELLGRIREISACPVIMLTARDLMDDRLEGLNSGADDYMIKPFVPDEVVARVKAVLRRRPVYDDDRTGRQHFGHLLIDSRAKRVFLRGQELALSPRDLDVLLFLSSRPNRVFTREQLIEEVWGFDYEGSDRAVDLSIKRLRKLLAGWPPEQGEIRTLRGSGYSFCIES from the coding sequence TTGCAGAAACTGTTGATCGTCGAGGACGAGGAAGCGATTGCCCGGGTGCTGGGATCCTACTTGAAGAAAGCCGGGTTTGACGTTATAAGCTGCATGGACGGTATAACCGCGCTGCAAACCTTTCAAGGGGACACGTTTGATTTGGTATTGCTGGACATTATGCTTCCGGGAATCGATGGCTTTGAGCTGCTCGGACGGATTCGGGAGATCAGCGCTTGTCCGGTTATTATGCTGACGGCCCGCGATTTGATGGACGACAGGCTGGAGGGACTGAACAGCGGAGCCGATGATTATATGATCAAACCTTTTGTCCCGGACGAGGTGGTGGCAAGGGTCAAGGCCGTCCTGCGGCGGCGTCCGGTCTATGACGATGATCGGACCGGACGGCAGCATTTCGGGCACCTGTTGATTGACAGCAGGGCCAAACGGGTGTTTCTGCGGGGACAGGAGCTGGCGCTTAGTCCTCGGGATCTTGATGTGCTGCTCTTTCTGTCGTCCAGACCGAACCGGGTGTTTACCCGGGAGCAGCTGATCGAAGAAGTCTGGGGCTTCGACTATGAAGGGAGCGACCGGGCTGTGGATTTGTCGATTAAACGGCTGCGCAAGCTGCTGGCCGGATGGCCGCCGGAACAGGGGGAAATCCGGACATTAAGGGGAAGCGGGTATTCATTTTGCATAGAAAGCTGA
- a CDS encoding YceI family protein: MNKRSWMVLTGALVFVILAGGFTFLKSYMGNNVDISSVIPAEAASVDGENAAATAGSGEVVDAKQLNGEWSISDGSKIYLSVTTSRETVNFVNEKISGSWKVALDNPDAMTAIGTLDMTANDSGNKMRDDHIRGAEFFDAGQYPEASFAAKSFDGLPKEWTDGTAVPFTMTGTLTVRGMEKEVTFDAQALYKGGQLLLSGTTMVTFSDFGMTNPHTVVLSTENDIKVQLELVLTKSE; encoded by the coding sequence ATGAATAAAAGAAGCTGGATGGTCCTGACAGGCGCGTTGGTCTTTGTAATCCTGGCTGGAGGTTTCACGTTTCTAAAATCGTATATGGGCAATAACGTAGATATCAGCAGCGTCATTCCGGCAGAAGCCGCCTCGGTTGACGGTGAAAATGCAGCGGCAACAGCCGGAAGCGGCGAGGTGGTCGATGCGAAGCAATTAAATGGGGAATGGTCGATTTCGGACGGTTCCAAAATTTATTTATCCGTTACCACCTCTCGGGAGACCGTTAACTTCGTTAACGAGAAAATAAGCGGCAGCTGGAAGGTTGCGTTGGACAACCCGGACGCCATGACCGCGATCGGCACCCTTGACATGACGGCCAACGATTCCGGCAACAAAATGCGGGATGATCATATTCGCGGAGCTGAGTTTTTTGATGCCGGCCAATACCCGGAAGCTTCCTTTGCCGCCAAGTCCTTTGACGGCCTGCCGAAAGAATGGACAGACGGGACCGCCGTTCCGTTCACCATGACCGGGACCCTTACGGTTCGTGGGATGGAGAAAGAAGTCACCTTTGATGCCCAGGCTTTGTACAAAGGCGGACAGCTGTTATTATCCGGAACTACCATGGTCACCTTCAGCGATTTTGGCATGACCAACCCGCACACAGTTGTACTGAGCACCGAAAATGACATCAAGGTCCAATTGGAGCTTGTTTTGACCAAATCTGAATAA
- a CDS encoding glycoside hydrolase family 52 protein: MDNKLFFNAHHSPIGAFSSFTLGFPGRSGGLDLEQGRPPEQNIYIGLQDLNASHPTVAGQKAVPEATYQALPFFETIADDSARYTGESAATNGENGSSSASSSAAASLTEQAPAPLIRPFPMEEIERTFGAAADQWRAGDLTVTLYSPFASVPDPETASEEELKFVLVPAVWAEITVDNTKGTTPRRAFFGFQGTDPYTAIRRLEDTTDGEICGVGQGRHLAIAALRHPQIRSAGHFTMENILQPVSEDNLLFGLGPVGALLMDTPAGEQATYRLAVCFYRGGVVTTGLDASYMYSRYFGNIEEVAAYALQQFDRKLELSRENDRMISESALTDHQQFMLAHAIRSYYGCTEFLDQEGKPLWVVNEGEYRMINTFDLTVDQLFFEIRMNPWTVRNELDWFAGRYRYEDTVRFPGDPTPYPGGVSFTHDMGVANTFSRPGYSSYEQHALTGCFSHMTQEQLVNWVLTAAVYYRQTGDERWMNGKLDLLESCLSSMVNRDHPEDDKRNGLMGLDSSRTQGGAEITTYDSLDVSLGQARNNIYLGGKSWAAYVALESIFEQSGRTDAARLAGLQAERSASTIAAHITVEGYIPAVIQEDNDSRIIPAIEGLIFPLYTGDQQALDPEGRFGGYIQALKRHFYTVLKPGVCLFPDGGWKLSSSSDNSWLSKIYLCQFIARTVFGLQQDEALDRADAAHAAWLTSPVNAIWSWSDQMVAGVIHGSRYYPRGVTAILWLDEQLAANRAGRAGRTGSETPVS, encoded by the coding sequence TTGGATAACAAACTTTTTTTCAACGCCCACCACTCCCCCATAGGCGCTTTCTCCAGCTTTACACTGGGATTCCCCGGCCGCAGCGGCGGCCTGGATCTGGAACAAGGCCGCCCGCCGGAGCAAAATATTTATATCGGCCTTCAGGATCTGAACGCCTCACATCCCACGGTAGCAGGCCAGAAAGCTGTTCCAGAAGCAACGTATCAGGCCTTGCCTTTCTTTGAGACCATAGCCGATGATTCCGCACGCTACACGGGAGAGAGTGCCGCCACCAACGGCGAGAACGGCAGTTCTTCAGCTTCTTCTTCAGCCGCGGCTTCTTTAACGGAACAGGCTCCCGCCCCGCTTATCCGCCCTTTTCCAATGGAAGAAATCGAACGGACCTTTGGCGCGGCTGCTGACCAATGGCGGGCCGGAGATTTAACCGTTACTTTATATTCGCCTTTTGCTTCTGTTCCCGATCCGGAGACTGCCAGCGAGGAAGAGCTTAAATTCGTCCTGGTCCCGGCCGTTTGGGCAGAAATTACGGTGGACAACACCAAAGGAACAACCCCTCGCCGAGCGTTCTTTGGTTTCCAGGGAACAGACCCCTACACGGCGATCCGGCGGCTGGAAGACACAACGGACGGCGAGATTTGCGGGGTTGGCCAAGGCCGCCACCTCGCTATAGCGGCGCTCCGCCATCCGCAGATTCGCAGCGCCGGCCATTTTACCATGGAGAACATCCTTCAGCCGGTTTCGGAAGACAATCTGCTGTTCGGCCTCGGTCCGGTCGGCGCGCTGCTGATGGATACGCCTGCCGGTGAACAAGCCACTTATCGGTTGGCGGTTTGCTTCTACCGCGGAGGTGTGGTGACAACCGGACTGGATGCTTCTTATATGTACAGCCGGTATTTCGGCAATATCGAAGAGGTTGCCGCTTATGCGCTGCAGCAATTCGACCGCAAGCTGGAGCTTAGCCGCGAGAACGACCGGATGATCAGCGAATCTGCCTTGACGGACCATCAGCAGTTTATGCTGGCTCATGCCATACGCAGCTACTATGGCTGCACGGAATTCCTCGATCAGGAAGGCAAGCCGCTTTGGGTAGTGAACGAAGGGGAATACCGGATGATCAACACGTTTGATTTAACGGTAGACCAGCTGTTTTTCGAGATAAGAATGAACCCTTGGACCGTAAGAAACGAGCTGGACTGGTTTGCCGGCCGCTACCGGTATGAAGACACCGTACGTTTCCCTGGGGACCCGACTCCTTATCCCGGCGGTGTCAGCTTCACTCACGACATGGGTGTGGCCAACACCTTTTCCCGGCCCGGCTATTCCTCTTACGAACAGCATGCCTTAACCGGCTGCTTCTCGCATATGACGCAGGAGCAGCTGGTCAACTGGGTGCTTACCGCTGCCGTTTATTACCGGCAGACTGGAGATGAACGCTGGATGAACGGCAAGCTGGATTTGCTAGAGTCCTGCCTGTCCAGCATGGTCAACCGCGACCATCCTGAAGATGACAAACGCAATGGACTGATGGGGCTGGACAGCTCCCGCACCCAGGGCGGGGCGGAAATTACAACCTATGACAGCCTTGATGTTTCGCTGGGTCAGGCCCGCAACAATATTTATCTGGGCGGCAAGAGCTGGGCCGCTTATGTAGCTCTGGAATCCATCTTCGAGCAGTCGGGAAGAACCGATGCTGCCCGGCTGGCCGGCCTTCAGGCTGAACGGAGCGCTTCCACCATCGCCGCCCATATCACGGTCGAAGGCTATATTCCCGCCGTTATTCAGGAGGACAACGATTCACGCATTATTCCAGCGATTGAAGGCCTGATCTTCCCTCTTTATACTGGCGATCAGCAGGCGCTTGATCCGGAAGGACGTTTCGGCGGGTATATACAGGCTTTGAAACGCCATTTCTACACCGTATTAAAACCAGGGGTCTGCCTGTTTCCGGACGGCGGCTGGAAGCTGTCCTCCAGCAGCGATAATTCCTGGCTGAGCAAAATTTATCTCTGCCAATTCATCGCCAGAACCGTATTCGGTCTGCAGCAGGACGAAGCGCTGGACCGCGCAGACGCCGCTCACGCCGCTTGGCTGACCAGCCCCGTTAACGCCATCTGGAGCTGGAGCGATCAAATGGTAGCTGGTGTCATTCACGGCAGCCGCTACTACCCGCGCGGAGTGACAGCTATTTTGTGGCTGGATGAACAGCTTGCGGCGAACAGAGCAGGCAGAGCCGGAAGAACAGGAAGCGAAACGCCCGTTTCTTAA
- a CDS encoding cache domain-containing sensor histidine kinase — MKKAKKIAGRLQPFNTLRNQIFIAFFLAMLIILGIAGGFTYSKVSSLLKNNAEKHIKQTAVQASGRLDALMTQVDSLTAQVAGNPFVQQLLLDEVDGRAATFSQRQSLLQVANSYQAYSPGGESLELYTNTGKLLFPLKEGQLDIRVDPRYIEEADKQKGRLVWIGIDPENSQSVLAIRRVNLFERWFSSGGYLIARIQRGYFQLNERTSVDDSGESILLANDRGELLGIGDTASGTDLTPLLNTREQTVTFQGEDYVLVKQYSEAANWTILILTPVQYVTKGLSVLRTVLLAAGGLGALGFLILSFVLSTMLTRPIIHLIRAMRKSRLGGVLMPNPEPVSTTMEMRELNYSYNEMVHHINRLIRVVYEKETLQSRTELKALQAQINPHFLFNTLEAFNWSLVDKGEEELASLVVAMSRLFRYIISNPEKDEWVSVADEFEHVERYLKIMSMRLGERLEWEIDLAPEAARVPIPKLLVQPIVENAIRYGVESKIGKGRVRVKGSMADSQVKIEVADDGQGMSGEELSALREAIRTGTSLASNSTGVGLVNVERRLKLYYNSGNHDGGGLQIDSAAAQGTTVSFIIPLDGQFSREREE, encoded by the coding sequence ATGAAAAAAGCAAAAAAGATAGCCGGAAGACTGCAGCCGTTCAATACGCTTCGCAACCAGATTTTTATCGCTTTTTTTCTGGCTATGCTGATTATTCTCGGCATTGCGGGCGGCTTTACGTACAGCAAGGTTTCCTCCCTTCTCAAAAACAACGCGGAAAAACATATCAAACAAACTGCGGTTCAGGCCAGCGGCCGTCTGGATGCTTTAATGACGCAGGTAGACAGCTTGACTGCCCAGGTGGCCGGGAATCCTTTCGTACAGCAGCTGCTTCTCGATGAAGTGGACGGGCGGGCCGCGACCTTTAGCCAGCGGCAGTCGCTGCTTCAGGTTGCCAACAGCTATCAGGCCTATTCGCCGGGAGGCGAGTCGCTTGAATTGTACACCAACACCGGCAAGCTGCTGTTTCCATTGAAAGAGGGACAGCTGGATATCCGCGTGGATCCCCGTTATATCGAGGAAGCTGACAAACAAAAAGGCCGCCTGGTCTGGATCGGGATTGATCCGGAGAACAGCCAGTCCGTCTTGGCCATCCGCCGGGTCAATTTGTTTGAACGCTGGTTCTCGTCAGGCGGATACCTGATTGCCAGAATCCAGCGGGGGTATTTCCAGCTGAATGAACGGACCTCCGTGGACGACAGCGGGGAATCGATCCTGCTCGCCAATGACAGGGGTGAACTTCTCGGTATCGGGGATACAGCTTCGGGGACGGATTTGACTCCGCTGCTGAATACCCGGGAACAGACGGTCACCTTTCAGGGAGAGGATTATGTACTGGTCAAGCAATATTCGGAAGCGGCGAACTGGACGATCCTGATTTTGACCCCCGTGCAGTATGTGACGAAAGGGCTGTCGGTGCTGCGGACGGTTCTGCTTGCAGCGGGAGGATTGGGCGCGCTAGGCTTTTTGATTTTGTCTTTCGTTCTGTCGACGATGCTGACCAGACCGATTATTCATTTGATCAGGGCGATGCGCAAGTCGCGGCTGGGAGGGGTATTGATGCCAAACCCCGAGCCTGTCTCCACGACGATGGAGATGCGGGAACTCAACTATTCTTACAATGAGATGGTCCATCATATCAACCGGCTTATCCGGGTCGTATACGAGAAGGAAACGCTGCAGAGCCGAACCGAACTCAAGGCGCTGCAGGCCCAGATTAACCCGCATTTCCTGTTTAATACGCTGGAGGCTTTCAACTGGTCGCTGGTGGATAAAGGGGAAGAGGAGCTGGCCAGTCTGGTCGTCGCCATGTCCCGGCTGTTCCGGTACATCATCAGCAATCCGGAGAAAGATGAATGGGTGAGCGTCGCAGATGAATTTGAGCATGTGGAGCGTTATCTCAAAATTATGTCCATGCGGCTTGGCGAAAGGCTGGAATGGGAAATCGACCTTGCCCCCGAGGCAGCCCGGGTGCCTATTCCAAAGCTGCTGGTTCAGCCGATCGTAGAGAATGCGATCCGTTACGGTGTGGAGAGTAAAATCGGCAAAGGAAGGGTTCGTGTTAAAGGGAGTATGGCTGATAGCCAGGTGAAAATTGAAGTGGCCGATGACGGTCAGGGAATGAGCGGCGAAGAGTTGTCCGCGCTGCGCGAGGCCATTCGGACGGGCACCTCCCTGGCTTCGAACAGCACGGGGGTAGGGCTTGTCAACGTGGAGCGCCGGTTGAAATTATATTATAACAGCGGGAATCATGACGGCGGAGGCCTTCAAATCGATAGTGCTGCAGCCCAAGGAACAACGGTATCCTTTATTATTCCGTTAGACGGTCAGTTTTCAAGAGAAAGGGAGGAATAA
- a CDS encoding AraC family transcriptional regulator: MANEQQRPAQLLDGQGDFGIREVMMPDLESTFRVFAAHLRTVSSGWTYPLHSHPLFEINLLLEGRQLIRVNGQDYQQQPGDLLIFRPEDLHESRNDGGSDMTYYCIHFDTDERELRELLCRGSRRHFSSDSLLARNARPSLNRLMEFAGADDTPGNGEYKRLQIKMNTLSAMFGLFAALTEGFAHPQEIRSGDLRSSRIAEEIAAFLERSVERTAEQSGFALDEGELKETVASAITGLGYSPSACTRMFQEIYGISPRRYLSRLKLKKAKLLLMQPELSIEQISCRLGYADIAHFSRQFKRWTGESPGKFRARVHI; encoded by the coding sequence ATGGCAAATGAACAGCAGCGGCCGGCGCAACTGCTGGACGGACAAGGGGATTTCGGGATCAGAGAGGTAATGATGCCCGATTTGGAGTCTACTTTTCGCGTTTTTGCAGCACATTTGCGAACCGTCAGCTCCGGCTGGACTTATCCGCTCCACAGTCATCCGCTCTTTGAAATCAATCTGCTGCTGGAAGGCCGGCAGCTGATCAGGGTAAACGGGCAGGATTACCAGCAGCAGCCGGGTGATTTGCTGATCTTTAGACCTGAAGATCTTCATGAAAGCCGGAATGACGGCGGTTCAGACATGACTTATTACTGTATTCATTTCGATACGGACGAACGGGAACTGAGGGAGCTGCTGTGCAGGGGAAGCCGGCGACATTTCTCCTCCGACAGCCTGCTGGCCCGAAACGCCCGTCCCAGCTTGAACCGTCTCATGGAGTTTGCTGGAGCGGACGACACACCGGGGAACGGAGAATACAAGCGGCTGCAGATTAAAATGAACACGCTTTCAGCTATGTTTGGTTTGTTTGCCGCATTAACCGAAGGATTTGCACATCCTCAGGAGATCCGCTCCGGAGATCTCCGGTCGAGCCGAATTGCCGAGGAAATTGCCGCTTTTCTGGAACGGTCGGTAGAACGAACGGCCGAGCAATCGGGGTTCGCTTTAGACGAAGGGGAGCTTAAAGAGACGGTGGCTTCCGCCATAACCGGCCTTGGCTACAGCCCTTCGGCCTGCACGAGAATGTTTCAGGAAATCTACGGCATCTCCCCGCGGCGTTACCTATCCCGGTTAAAGCTGAAGAAAGCCAAACTTCTGCTGATGCAGCCAGAGCTGTCCATTGAGCAGATTTCCTGCCGGCTGGGGTATGCGGACATCGCGCATTTCAGCCGTCAATTCAAACGTTGGACCGGGGAGTCGCCGGGGAAATTCAGAGCCAGGGTGCATATCTAA
- a CDS encoding response regulator transcription factor — translation MVRTILIVDDEPGTRQGIRKTLELWADGRYRIESVANGVEAAEWLAHNTAHLLITDVRMPEISGLDLIRSLEDRPDRPASVVISGYAEFEYVQTALRFGTVGYLLKPIDKDELLEITERALKQEEERHRAEKLAKLVDPKLFAMEEEVLRPNGPVGEVMAYVDEHLQEHLTMADMAAKVHLNASYFSVLFKEQAGITFSEYVTRRRIQRAKELLTQTRLSVGEIAEQVGYNTDKYFIKVFKQLEQISPSRYRNEMAALQ, via the coding sequence GTGGTCCGGACGATATTGATCGTAGATGATGAACCGGGAACCCGTCAGGGCATTCGGAAGACACTTGAGCTTTGGGCGGACGGACGCTACCGGATTGAAAGCGTCGCTAACGGGGTGGAAGCGGCGGAGTGGCTGGCGCATAATACCGCCCATCTGCTGATCACGGATGTACGGATGCCGGAGATCAGCGGCCTGGATTTGATCCGCTCGCTTGAAGACAGGCCGGATCGCCCGGCATCGGTTGTGATATCGGGGTATGCGGAATTTGAATATGTGCAGACCGCTTTGCGTTTCGGAACGGTAGGTTATTTGCTCAAGCCGATTGACAAGGATGAGCTGCTGGAGATCACCGAGCGTGCGCTGAAGCAGGAGGAAGAGCGGCACCGGGCGGAGAAGCTGGCAAAGCTGGTGGACCCAAAGCTGTTTGCCATGGAAGAGGAGGTTCTCCGGCCAAACGGCCCGGTGGGCGAAGTGATGGCTTATGTGGATGAACATTTGCAGGAGCATCTAACGATGGCAGACATGGCGGCTAAGGTGCATTTGAATGCCAGTTATTTCAGTGTTCTCTTTAAGGAACAGGCCGGCATAACGTTCAGTGAATACGTGACCCGCAGACGCATCCAACGTGCCAAGGAGCTGCTGACGCAAACCCGGCTGTCCGTCGGGGAAATCGCTGAGCAGGTGGGCTACAACACGGATAAATATTTTATTAAAGTGTTCAAGCAGCTTGAACAAATCAGCCCGAGCCGTTACCGGAATGAGATGGCCGCTCTTCAATAA